A genomic window from Flavobacterium phycosphaerae includes:
- a CDS encoding DUF1697 domain-containing protein, with the protein MKTHLALLRGINVSGHKMINMVALKKALEGIGFTNVVTYIQSGNVFVDTEEESPGKVGFDIKQEIFKQFGHDVPVIVIGQEDLQACLDRNGFLNEEGVDLKKLYVSFISSELPDNMITQLNLNFIKPDEIQLDGKRIYLKYDISPAKTRLDNKWIEKNMNVMSTTRNWNTVNTLLKMFQERL; encoded by the coding sequence ATGAAAACCCACTTAGCCCTTCTTCGCGGCATCAACGTTTCGGGACATAAAATGATTAATATGGTTGCTTTGAAAAAGGCCTTAGAGGGTATTGGTTTTACCAATGTGGTAACCTATATCCAATCGGGGAATGTGTTTGTGGATACCGAAGAGGAGAGTCCGGGTAAGGTTGGTTTCGACATCAAGCAGGAAATTTTTAAACAGTTTGGTCATGATGTTCCGGTGATTGTTATTGGTCAGGAAGACTTGCAGGCCTGTTTAGACCGCAATGGGTTTTTGAACGAGGAAGGGGTTGATTTGAAAAAGCTGTATGTGTCTTTTATTTCTTCGGAACTGCCCGATAATATGATTACCCAGCTCAATCTGAACTTTATTAAACCCGACGAAATACAGTTGGACGGCAAGCGCATTTATTTGAAATATGACATTTCACCGGCCAAAACCCGATTAGACAACAAATGGATTGAGAAAAACATGAACGTGATGTCGACCACCCGCAATTGGAATACGGTGAATACTTTGTTGAAAATGTTTCAGGAGCGACTTTAG
- a CDS encoding DUF1003 domain-containing protein: MGTKTTFKSSISGADFPESDRVWGKSIRSAIFNLIKKDYPDFDVNGCIAGSELNVYREKYIAAFLQSEVGELTDLHKNVMKSLGTDKSFVSKVEEEEDTRTVGQVVADKVADFGGSWTFIISFFVFISLWIASNVVLLLNKGFDPYPFILLNLILSCVAALQAPVIMMSQNRQEEKDRERAKKDYMINLKSELEIRMLDEKLDHLIMHQQQELIEIQKVQIEMMNDILERIKK; the protein is encoded by the coding sequence ATGGGAACCAAAACCACTTTTAAAAGTTCAATTTCGGGTGCTGATTTTCCGGAAAGCGATAGAGTTTGGGGCAAGTCAATACGCTCGGCTATTTTTAATTTAATCAAAAAAGACTATCCTGATTTTGATGTCAACGGCTGTATTGCCGGTAGTGAACTCAATGTTTATCGGGAGAAATATATAGCGGCCTTTTTGCAATCGGAAGTGGGAGAGCTTACAGATTTGCACAAAAACGTTATGAAATCTTTGGGGACTGATAAATCCTTTGTTTCTAAAGTAGAGGAAGAGGAAGACACCCGAACGGTAGGGCAGGTGGTTGCTGATAAAGTAGCTGATTTTGGCGGAAGCTGGACCTTTATTATTTCGTTTTTTGTTTTTATCTCCTTATGGATAGCTTCTAATGTTGTTTTACTCTTGAACAAAGGCTTTGATCCTTATCCCTTTATTTTACTGAATCTGATACTTTCTTGTGTTGCAGCGCTTCAGGCACCGGTGATTATGATGAGTCAAAACCGTCAGGAAGAAAAGGACCGCGAAAGAGCTAAAAAAGATTATATGATTAATTTGAAATCAGAACTTGAAATTAGAATGCTGGATGAAAAATTAGACCATCTTATCATGCACCAACAACAGGAGCTGATTGAAATTCAGAAAGTACAAATTGAGATGATGAATGATATCCTTGAACGGATTAAGAAATAA
- the rocD gene encoding ornithine--oxo-acid transaminase, translating to MSVLEKVTSTDAIALENKYGAHNYHPLPVVLNRGEGVYVWDVEGKKYYDFLSAYSAVNQGHCHPKIVGAMTAQAQTLTLTSRAFYNDKLGVYEEYITKYFGFDKVLPMNTGAEAVETALKLCRKWAYEKKGISENEAQIIVCEGNFHGRTTTIISFSNDENARKNFGPYTAGFIRIPYDDIEALEKAIKSSKNIAGFLVEPIQGEAGVYVPSEGYLAKAKSLCEDNNVLFIADEVQTGIARTGSLLAVCGNCSCEKQCEKQPTYVAPDILILGKALSGGAYPVSAVLANDAIMNVIKPGQHGSTFGGNPIAAAVAIAALDVVTEEKLAVNARRLGKLFRSELAKYIETSNIATLVRGKGLLNAVVINDTEESDTAWNICMALRDNGLLAKPTHGNIIRFAPPLVMNEEQLLDCVSIIIKTLKQFEN from the coding sequence ATGTCAGTTTTAGAAAAAGTAACTTCAACCGATGCCATTGCATTAGAAAACAAGTATGGAGCCCACAATTATCACCCTTTACCGGTTGTACTCAACAGAGGAGAAGGCGTATATGTTTGGGATGTAGAAGGTAAAAAATATTATGATTTCCTTTCGGCTTATTCGGCCGTGAATCAGGGTCATTGTCACCCTAAAATTGTGGGAGCTATGACAGCGCAGGCGCAAACGTTAACCTTAACGTCGCGTGCTTTTTACAATGATAAATTAGGCGTTTACGAAGAGTATATCACTAAGTATTTTGGTTTTGACAAAGTATTGCCGATGAATACCGGTGCCGAAGCTGTAGAAACCGCTTTGAAATTGTGTAGAAAATGGGCTTACGAAAAGAAAGGCATCTCCGAAAATGAAGCGCAAATCATTGTTTGTGAAGGCAACTTCCACGGAAGAACGACTACTATCATTTCGTTTTCCAATGATGAAAATGCCCGTAAAAACTTTGGTCCGTATACTGCAGGATTTATAAGAATACCTTACGATGATATCGAGGCGTTGGAAAAAGCCATCAAGTCGTCTAAAAATATTGCCGGATTCTTGGTAGAACCTATACAAGGAGAGGCCGGTGTTTATGTACCAAGTGAAGGGTATCTGGCTAAAGCCAAATCATTGTGTGAAGACAATAACGTATTGTTTATAGCCGATGAGGTTCAAACCGGAATTGCTCGTACCGGTTCGTTATTAGCCGTTTGCGGTAATTGTAGTTGCGAAAAACAATGTGAAAAACAACCCACATATGTTGCCCCGGATATTTTAATTTTAGGAAAAGCTTTGTCAGGTGGCGCTTATCCGGTATCGGCTGTATTGGCTAATGATGCTATTATGAATGTAATTAAACCGGGACAACACGGTTCTACTTTTGGCGGTAATCCTATCGCTGCGGCAGTAGCTATTGCTGCTTTGGATGTAGTAACTGAGGAAAAATTGGCCGTAAATGCAAGACGTTTAGGTAAACTTTTCCGTTCTGAATTGGCTAAGTATATTGAAACGTCCAATATTGCTACGTTGGTTCGTGGTAAAGGATTACTTAATGCTGTAGTGATTAATGATACCGAAGAAAGTGATACCGCCTGGAATATCTGTATGGCTTTACGTGATAACGGTTTATTGGCCAAACCCACTCATGGTAATATTATTCGTTTTGCACCGCCTTTGGTTATGAATGAAGAGCAATTATTGGATTGTGTTTCGATCATTATCAAAACCTTAAAGCAGTTTGAAAACTAA
- a CDS encoding DUF5362 family protein, giving the protein MENQNNLTLNDQAVDALRVSAKWTMFLSILGFIGIGFMLLVGLFMSVAMSAMPTEAPVMGGGMMGGMLGAMKGVIAVVYIVLALVYFFPIYYLYKYSKGIKDAIDSSNSDLLCNALVNLKSHHKFLGIVAIVCISMYILFFIGIAIFAASFASSAASGM; this is encoded by the coding sequence ATGGAAAACCAAAACAATTTAACGTTAAATGATCAAGCTGTTGATGCCCTTAGAGTAAGTGCTAAATGGACTATGTTTTTATCAATTCTCGGTTTTATCGGCATCGGATTTATGTTGCTGGTGGGCCTATTCATGTCGGTCGCAATGTCTGCTATGCCAACAGAAGCACCCGTAATGGGTGGCGGTATGATGGGCGGAATGCTCGGTGCCATGAAAGGAGTTATAGCAGTTGTATATATTGTCCTGGCATTAGTTTATTTCTTCCCTATTTATTATTTGTACAAATATTCAAAAGGAATTAAAGACGCGATTGATAGCAGTAACAGTGATTTATTGTGCAATGCTTTGGTTAACTTAAAATCACACCATAAGTTTTTAGGGATAGTTGCCATAGTGTGTATTTCGATGTACATCTTGTTTTTTATTGGTATTGCCATATTTGCTGCCAGTTTCGCAAGCAGTGCAGCATCCGGAATGTAA
- a CDS encoding Smr/MutS family protein gives MLTKGDKVSVLDDAIDGIVMEVKGSEVTIETTDGFMMTFKSSELIKTAGAMNINFNKNQVISEKEVAKPNYTNKEKKNKRENPIPEFDLHIEKLVKSYKGMSNYEILTLQSETAKKHIEFALRNRIPKIVFIHGVGDGVLKAELDFMLGRYEMITFQDANYQKYGIGATEVYFKQNTK, from the coding sequence ATGCTAACGAAGGGAGATAAGGTTTCGGTTTTAGACGATGCTATTGACGGCATTGTGATGGAGGTTAAAGGTTCGGAGGTTACTATTGAAACCACAGACGGTTTTATGATGACCTTCAAAAGCAGTGAGCTGATTAAAACAGCCGGTGCTATGAATATTAATTTCAATAAAAATCAGGTCATCAGCGAAAAAGAAGTTGCCAAGCCCAACTATACCAATAAAGAAAAGAAGAATAAAAGAGAAAATCCGATTCCCGAATTTGATTTGCATATTGAGAAGTTAGTCAAAAGCTATAAAGGGATGAGCAATTACGAAATCTTAACCCTGCAATCGGAAACTGCTAAAAAGCACATTGAGTTTGCTCTTAGAAACCGAATTCCCAAAATAGTATTTATTCATGGAGTAGGTGATGGGGTTTTAAAAGCGGAACTCGACTTTATGTTGGGGCGTTATGAGATGATAACCTTTCAAGATGCCAACTATCAAAAATATGGTATAGGCGCCACCGAAGTTTATTTCAAACAAAACACTAAATAA
- a CDS encoding ribonuclease Z: MKVEHKGHTTIIKNTQGNTADFLQKLLHECHSYKNQNLILDLSHDKELTMEDVKAFADITKSHKKEKKSLVLVADNVNYNAVPKSITLVPTLLEAHDIIEMEEIERDLGF; the protein is encoded by the coding sequence ATGAAAGTAGAACACAAAGGCCACACCACTATTATTAAAAACACCCAAGGCAATACAGCGGATTTTTTGCAAAAGCTGCTTCACGAATGCCATTCGTATAAAAACCAAAACCTAATCCTCGACCTATCGCACGACAAAGAACTCACCATGGAGGATGTAAAAGCATTTGCTGATATAACCAAATCACATAAAAAGGAGAAAAAGTCTTTGGTTTTGGTAGCCGATAATGTGAACTACAATGCTGTGCCTAAAAGCATTACTTTGGTGCCCACACTATTGGAAGCGCATGACATCATAGAAATGGAAGAAATTGAACGCGACTTAGGATTTTAG
- a CDS encoding ribonuclease Z yields MKLTILGCYAATPRSITNPTAQILEIRNRMFLIDCGEGTQVQLRKNKLKFSKINHIFISHLHGDHFYGLVGLISTFMLLNRQTDLHVYGPKGIKEIILLQLRYSNSFTGYNLYFHELESKESEVVFEDEKVVVKTIPLKHRIYTNGFLFQEKAKERKLNVAAAEDYNIDPVYYRKIKYGGDITLDDGTIIPNAELTFDPEPAKSYAFCSDTMYDESIIPIIQNADVLYHETTFLETEADKAEKTMHSTAKEAARIALKANVGELILGHYSTRYSNIELFKEEAVTIFPHTVLADDGKVFDYK; encoded by the coding sequence ATGAAATTAACCATACTGGGCTGCTACGCTGCCACCCCAAGATCGATTACCAATCCCACGGCTCAAATTCTGGAAATAAGAAACCGTATGTTCCTTATTGATTGTGGCGAAGGAACGCAGGTGCAGTTGCGCAAAAACAAGCTCAAGTTTTCCAAAATCAACCACATCTTTATTTCGCATTTGCATGGCGACCATTTTTATGGACTTGTTGGGTTGATTTCTACCTTCATGCTGCTCAACCGACAAACCGATTTGCATGTGTACGGACCCAAAGGCATTAAAGAAATAATATTGTTGCAACTGCGCTATTCTAATTCTTTTACGGGCTATAACCTGTATTTTCACGAACTGGAATCCAAAGAGAGCGAAGTGGTTTTTGAAGATGAGAAAGTAGTGGTTAAAACCATTCCGCTAAAACACCGCATTTATACCAATGGTTTTTTGTTTCAGGAGAAAGCCAAAGAAAGAAAGCTAAATGTTGCAGCAGCCGAAGACTATAATATAGATCCCGTTTATTACCGAAAAATAAAGTACGGCGGCGACATCACTTTAGATGACGGAACCATCATTCCAAATGCCGAATTAACCTTTGACCCTGAACCGGCGAAAAGCTACGCCTTTTGCAGTGACACTATGTATGATGAATCCATTATTCCGATAATTCAAAACGCTGACGTGCTTTACCACGAAACCACTTTCCTGGAAACCGAAGCCGACAAAGCCGAAAAAACCATGCACAGTACCGCCAAAGAAGCCGCTAGAATTGCTCTTAAAGCCAATGTGGGCGAATTGATTTTGGGCCATTACAGCACGCGTTACAGCAATATTGAACTTTTTAAAGAAGAAGCGGTTACCATTTTTCCTCACACGGTCTTGGCTGATGATGGTAAAGTATTCGACTATAAGTAG
- the pdxH gene encoding pyridoxamine 5'-phosphate oxidase has protein sequence MKDLSNYRKSYEKSELLETNIPEDPINLFHKWFYETEAFNGTEEVNAMTVATHGLDGFPKSRVVLLKKFNEEGFIFYTNYNSEKGKAIIANPKVCLSFFWHSMERQVIIKGIAEKTAEIISDNYFDSRPDGSKLGAIVSPQSEVIPSRDFLDEKLKQLETDLAGKTIVRPEHWGGFLVRPVEVEFWQGRANRLHDRIRYQLQDDYAWKIDRLSP, from the coding sequence ATGAAAGACTTAAGCAACTATAGAAAATCCTACGAGAAAAGCGAACTGCTGGAAACCAACATTCCGGAAGATCCTATCAACCTATTCCATAAATGGTTTTACGAAACCGAAGCGTTTAACGGTACCGAAGAAGTTAATGCTATGACGGTCGCTACTCATGGTTTAGATGGTTTCCCAAAATCTCGTGTGGTATTACTCAAGAAGTTCAACGAAGAAGGATTTATTTTCTACACCAATTACAATTCTGAAAAAGGAAAAGCCATAATTGCCAATCCTAAGGTATGTCTTTCGTTTTTTTGGCACAGTATGGAGCGTCAAGTTATAATTAAAGGAATAGCCGAGAAAACCGCTGAAATCATTTCGGATAATTACTTTGATTCCAGACCCGATGGCAGCAAGCTGGGCGCTATTGTTTCGCCACAGAGTGAAGTGATTCCGTCACGCGATTTTTTGGATGAAAAATTAAAACAACTTGAAACCGACTTAGCAGGAAAAACCATAGTAAGACCTGAGCATTGGGGTGGCTTTTTAGTCCGTCCTGTTGAAGTAGAATTTTGGCAGGGAAGAGCCAATCGTCTTCATGATAGGATACGTTATCAACTCCAAGACGATTATGCTTGGAAGATTGATCGTCTGTCACCTTGA
- a CDS encoding CAP domain-containing protein: protein MKAKMFRALLPLAIVFTMVSCSSDSSEDTTADKKVVTTYNYNDTESKLVTLINNYRQSIGLNTLEVINHISYKSEEHNLYMIENKVVNHDYFQQRSDNFKQVLGAERVGENVAYNYNTAESAFSAWMNSPTHRANIEGNFTHFGISVTTDPVSGRKYYTNMFIKKLP, encoded by the coding sequence ATGAAAGCAAAAATGTTTAGAGCATTGTTGCCGTTAGCAATCGTGTTCACTATGGTATCTTGTTCTTCTGATTCTTCTGAAGACACTACAGCAGACAAAAAAGTTGTAACTACCTACAATTACAACGACACTGAGTCAAAGCTGGTTACTTTAATCAACAATTACCGTCAAAGCATTGGATTGAATACTTTAGAAGTTATCAATCACATCTCTTACAAATCAGAAGAGCACAACCTTTACATGATTGAGAATAAAGTGGTAAACCACGATTACTTTCAACAACGCTCAGACAATTTCAAACAAGTATTAGGAGCAGAAAGAGTAGGCGAAAACGTAGCTTACAATTACAACACTGCAGAGAGTGCTTTCAGTGCCTGGATGAACAGTCCGACACACAGAGCCAACATTGAAGGGAATTTCACCCATTTCGGAATTTCCGTAACGACTGACCCGGTATCCGGGAGAAAATATTACACTAACATGTTTATTAAAAAATTACCTTAA
- the fumC gene encoding class II fumarate hydratase has protein sequence MEFRIESDTMGEVKVPADKYWGPQTERSRNNFKIGPTASMPKEIIYGFAYLKKAAAYTNCDLGVLSAAKRDAIAQVCDEILAGQLEDQFPLVIWQTGSGTQSNMNVNEVIANRAQVRAGFKIGEGEPVLKANDEVNKSQSSNDTFPTAMHIACYKMVIETTIPNIEKLRDTLDTKANAFKDVVKIGRTHLMDATPLTLGQELSGYVAQLNHGIKALKNTLPHLSELALGGTAVGTGLNAPIGYDVKVAAYIAQFTGHPFVTAPNKFEALASHDAIVESHGALKQLAVALTKIANDIRMMASGPRSGIGEILIPENEPGSSIMPGKVNPTQCEALTMVCAQVMGNDVAITVGGLQGHYELNVFKPMMATNFLQSARLLGEACASFDEHCAQGIEPNYKRIKELVNNSLMLVTALNTKIGYYKAAEIAQTAHQNGTTLKEEAIRLGYVTAEDFEAWVKPEDMI, from the coding sequence ATGGAATTTAGGATAGAAAGTGATACCATGGGCGAAGTAAAAGTCCCTGCCGATAAATACTGGGGCCCCCAAACCGAACGCTCCCGAAACAATTTCAAAATCGGGCCAACTGCTTCTATGCCCAAAGAAATTATTTACGGTTTTGCCTATCTGAAGAAAGCAGCAGCCTATACCAATTGTGATTTAGGAGTACTTTCCGCAGCAAAACGAGATGCCATTGCTCAAGTCTGTGACGAAATCCTCGCCGGACAATTAGAAGACCAATTCCCCTTAGTCATTTGGCAAACCGGTTCAGGCACCCAAAGCAACATGAACGTGAATGAAGTCATTGCCAACAGGGCTCAAGTACGCGCCGGTTTTAAAATTGGCGAAGGCGAACCCGTTTTAAAAGCCAATGACGAGGTCAACAAATCACAATCCTCCAACGATACTTTTCCAACAGCCATGCATATTGCGTGCTACAAAATGGTTATAGAAACTACAATTCCTAATATTGAAAAACTCCGCGATACATTAGATACCAAAGCCAACGCTTTCAAAGACGTAGTTAAAATTGGCCGCACTCATTTGATGGATGCTACCCCATTAACGCTGGGTCAAGAACTTTCAGGTTATGTTGCACAACTCAATCACGGAATTAAAGCACTTAAAAATACCTTACCTCATCTTTCCGAATTGGCGCTTGGCGGCACAGCGGTTGGAACCGGTTTGAATGCCCCGATTGGTTATGATGTCAAAGTCGCCGCATACATTGCTCAATTTACCGGCCATCCGTTTGTAACAGCGCCCAACAAATTTGAAGCCTTAGCTTCCCACGATGCAATAGTCGAAAGTCATGGTGCTTTAAAACAATTAGCCGTTGCCTTAACGAAAATCGCCAACGATATCAGAATGATGGCCTCAGGTCCGCGTTCCGGAATTGGAGAAATCCTCATTCCTGAAAACGAGCCGGGTTCGTCTATTATGCCCGGTAAAGTGAATCCCACCCAATGCGAAGCTTTGACTATGGTTTGTGCTCAAGTCATGGGCAATGATGTAGCCATTACGGTTGGCGGGCTGCAAGGGCATTACGAACTGAATGTCTTTAAACCCATGATGGCAACCAACTTTTTACAATCGGCACGCTTGTTAGGTGAGGCTTGTGCTTCGTTTGACGAACATTGCGCTCAAGGTATTGAACCCAATTACAAACGCATCAAAGAGTTGGTAAACAATTCACTGATGCTGGTTACCGCTTTAAATACCAAGATTGGATATTACAAAGCTGCCGAAATTGCACAAACTGCTCACCAAAATGGAACCACCTTAAAAGAAGAAGCCATTCGTTTGGGCTATGTAACAGCTGAAGATTTTGAAGCTTGGGTAAAACCGGAGGATATGATATAA
- a CDS encoding outer membrane beta-barrel family protein, whose product MRNFQIIATLLLLCTTFLAISQQKQERAKITITGKVIEKTSKLPLEYATITLKNSKNPKMIFGGITDNKGDYSVEINPGVYDVTLEFISFKPTVMAQKKLTEATNLGTIGLEEDATQLNEVVVRAEKTTVEIKLDKKVYNVGQDMIVKGGTASDVLDNVPSVTVDADGNVALRGNDNVKILIDGRPSNAINIADALRTISADALDKIEVITNPSARYDAEGGGGIINIVLKKGKNQGINGTVIATVGDPRNYGLVTNVNFKSENFNLFSTVGYNDSKSPGKSLTDTDYLNPDGSIQKTINERSTRERGRKGFNYTIGMDWYLDKSLTWTNSFNYRKNDGANPDNVFLYNYETNNNYIRNRYNDQFTNTRDLEYAFNFTKKFKKDGHKLTVDGSFSNNLDDDDSTITDYVLGQESLAKQESTLNLQTQKRNLFQSDYVLPIGKNSQFEAGYKGDFNELLTDFRVGNIDGSGNYIPNANYTNKLDYKEKINALYTQFGSKINKFSYLLGLRYEDSNIDINLLTTNDFNNKRYHNFFPSAFLTYQLNEESTVSLNYSKRISRPRSRFINPFSNYSSNVNIFQGNPDINPSLTDAFDVGYMNKWGKVTFSTSMYFNTTKDVFQFIRRPSGNYVVTTVVDGADILNENGQVIQVVGGADITTPVILSTPINLSKEERFGFEFNINYTPYKWWKLNGNFNFFQSKTYGNYSYTLENTEETVYQDFGNTAASWFTRVSSKINLPYKIDWQTNATYNAPQTNAQGRSLGVLSANLAFSKDILKDQATIALNVNDVFNSRKRISETNLATLNAYSEQQWRQRQINLSFTYRFNKMKNDKEKDKRPKGNQQDDNGDFPG is encoded by the coding sequence ATGAGAAACTTCCAGATTATTGCTACCTTATTGCTTTTATGCACTACCTTCTTAGCTATTTCGCAACAAAAACAAGAACGAGCCAAAATCACTATCACCGGAAAAGTAATTGAAAAAACCAGTAAACTTCCTCTGGAATATGCTACGATTACTTTAAAAAACAGTAAAAATCCGAAAATGATTTTTGGAGGAATAACGGATAACAAAGGTGACTATTCAGTTGAAATTAATCCCGGCGTTTATGATGTTACTCTGGAATTCATTTCATTTAAGCCAACCGTAATGGCTCAAAAAAAATTAACCGAAGCTACTAATTTAGGGACGATTGGTTTAGAAGAAGATGCTACACAATTAAACGAAGTGGTGGTTCGTGCCGAAAAAACTACGGTGGAAATCAAACTGGATAAAAAAGTATACAACGTTGGACAAGACATGATTGTAAAAGGAGGAACGGCCAGCGATGTATTGGATAACGTACCTTCTGTAACTGTTGATGCTGATGGGAATGTAGCCCTGCGTGGCAATGATAATGTCAAAATCTTAATTGACGGAAGACCTTCCAATGCCATTAATATAGCCGATGCTTTGCGAACCATTTCGGCAGATGCTTTAGATAAAATTGAAGTAATCACAAATCCATCAGCGCGTTATGATGCTGAAGGCGGTGGCGGAATCATCAATATTGTATTGAAAAAAGGAAAAAACCAAGGTATTAACGGAACTGTAATCGCTACCGTTGGTGATCCGAGAAACTACGGATTAGTAACCAATGTCAATTTCAAAAGCGAAAATTTCAATCTGTTCTCCACCGTTGGCTACAATGACAGCAAATCTCCCGGAAAATCTTTAACCGATACCGATTACCTGAACCCTGACGGAAGTATTCAAAAAACCATCAACGAAAGAAGTACCAGAGAAAGAGGTCGAAAAGGATTCAATTACACCATCGGTATGGATTGGTATTTAGACAAATCGTTGACATGGACAAACTCGTTCAACTATAGAAAAAATGACGGCGCTAACCCGGATAATGTGTTTTTGTATAATTATGAAACCAACAACAATTACATCCGAAATCGTTACAACGACCAATTCACCAATACCCGAGATTTAGAATATGCTTTTAATTTTACTAAGAAATTCAAAAAAGACGGCCATAAATTAACGGTTGACGGCTCCTTCTCTAACAATTTGGATGATGACGATTCCACCATCACAGATTATGTATTGGGACAGGAAAGTTTAGCAAAACAAGAATCAACACTGAATTTACAAACCCAAAAAAGAAACTTATTCCAATCAGATTATGTATTGCCAATAGGTAAAAACAGTCAGTTTGAAGCCGGCTACAAAGGTGATTTTAATGAACTGTTAACCGATTTCAGAGTAGGCAATATTGATGGAAGTGGAAATTACATTCCAAATGCCAACTACACCAACAAACTCGACTACAAAGAAAAAATCAATGCTTTGTACACTCAATTTGGTTCTAAAATCAATAAATTCTCTTATTTGTTAGGCTTGCGCTATGAAGATTCCAACATCGATATCAACCTGTTGACCACAAATGATTTCAATAATAAAAGATACCATAACTTTTTCCCTAGTGCCTTCCTAACCTATCAATTGAATGAAGAAAGTACCGTTTCATTGAATTACAGCAAACGTATTTCAAGACCACGTTCCCGTTTTATCAATCCGTTTTCCAATTATTCGAGTAACGTAAATATTTTTCAAGGAAACCCCGACATCAATCCGTCACTAACCGATGCTTTTGATGTTGGCTATATGAACAAATGGGGAAAAGTTACCTTCTCCACCTCTATGTATTTTAACACCACGAAAGACGTTTTTCAATTCATAAGAAGACCCAGTGGAAATTATGTTGTGACTACAGTTGTTGACGGTGCTGACATACTGAATGAAAACGGACAAGTAATTCAAGTCGTAGGCGGTGCCGATATTACCACACCGGTGATTTTGTCTACGCCTATCAATTTATCCAAAGAAGAACGTTTCGGGTTTGAGTTTAATATCAATTATACACCCTACAAATGGTGGAAGCTAAACGGGAACTTCAACTTTTTCCAAAGCAAAACCTATGGAAATTACTCTTACACCTTAGAAAATACCGAAGAAACAGTTTATCAGGATTTTGGCAATACCGCTGCCAGCTGGTTTACCCGCGTTTCTTCTAAAATAAACCTGCCGTATAAAATTGACTGGCAAACCAACGCCACTTACAATGCACCGCAAACCAATGCACAAGGAAGAAGTTTGGGTGTATTGAGCGCCAATTTAGCCTTCAGCAAAGACATCCTGAAAGACCAAGCCACTATCGCCTTAAACGTAAACGATGTTTTCAATTCTCGAAAAAGAATCAGCGAAACCAATCTGGCTACATTAAATGCCTACAGCGAACAACAATGGCGTCAACGTCAAATCAATCTTTCTTTCACTTACCGTTTCAACAAAATGAAAAACGACAAGGAGAAAGACAAAAGACCAAAAGGAAACCAACAAGACGATAACGGCGATTTCCCCGGTTAA
- a CDS encoding ArsC/Spx/MgsR family protein: MVQVLHNPRCGKSRTCLAFLDDSHKEYEIINYLTHPLSVDEIEVLLQKLKVKPIEIVRQKESIWIEQYKGKTLSDKAIIEAIAKYPILLERPIVIDGDKAIIGRELDKLNDFI, translated from the coding sequence ATGGTACAAGTACTTCATAACCCAAGATGCGGAAAATCAAGAACCTGCTTGGCTTTTCTGGATGATTCCCACAAAGAATACGAAATCATCAACTACTTAACCCACCCTCTTTCGGTAGATGAAATAGAAGTGCTGCTCCAAAAACTTAAGGTAAAACCAATTGAAATTGTTCGTCAAAAAGAGTCCATTTGGATAGAACAATACAAAGGAAAAACACTGTCAGACAAAGCCATAATCGAAGCCATTGCTAAATATCCAATCTTGTTGGAAAGACCTATTGTTATTGACGGAGATAAAGCCATTATTGGTCGGGAACTGGACAAACTGAACGATTTCATTTAG